In Eulemur rufifrons isolate Redbay chromosome 15, OSU_ERuf_1, whole genome shotgun sequence, the genomic stretch TTGGACATGACAGGTTGTATCTGAGTACCTGTCCACAAATCCTTACCCAGAAGGCATTACCATGATCTAATTAGGCCCAAACTAGTGATGCTACAAAATGAATACATACTGGTTAGTCAGTAATgtgtattactttttttctgaCAATgagtattatatttttcattagcacattttaaaaaattatcctattatcagaaatatttgaatagatTATCAAATTGAATAAATGTTAATGGACCCTACTGCTACATAAAACAGTTAATTTTACCATAGtactttagagaaaaaaagacaatgataGCATTTCTCTTAGTTAGGACCCTGTTAATTAGACAACTTCGTACAAGGTACGAATTGGACAACCATATCTGGTAGCTctgaaaatatgcttttattcTGATCTTTCGACTTTCAATCCTTTTTCTGTCAACAAAATTTTTCCTTATGAATTGAACTTGCTACTTAGCATTCCTTCAGTATTTGAGTAAATAGTATAATATTATACAAATTAATGTACTTGTTTTAGAAAGTCCTAAGAAGTATATTTCCTCTTTGGTGCTGACTGATGGGGAGAGATAATTTTCTATGTCGAGGATAGAAAGTAGGTACAGTCGCAGTagcttttttcaatttaattgatCCACCTGCTTGAGAAGTTACTCGTAAGTCAGTATGGATTAGTTTCTGGGGGCACAtgataaaaaattccaaaattccaGTGCATTTTTTGACAATAGAAGTTTATATCTCTCacacagaaaagttaaatttGTCTGGAATCCAGGCTCCTATATTTCTGATCCAATGTCCTTTAGCTTTGGCACTTGTCCTTCTCCTTAGGCTGTTGACTATAGATTCAGCCATCACATTGAGTTCTAGAGCAGCTGGGTGAATGGAGGAGGGTCAAAATAAGGCATTCCCCTTCCCTTTAAGGAGACATTCCCTTTAAGAAGATATCCCAACCTACTTCAATTTAGGTCTTATTGGTCAGAATTAGTTATAGGGTGCATCTACCTGCAAGAGAAGCTATGAAATATGTTCTCTAACTGGATGCATTTGCCATGCTAAAtaagttctttattctgttactAAAGACATGGAGAATATTAGAGAAGATAACTGACTTGTCCAATCTTCATAAACCTAATAAAAATACCCTTGGCTGTATATCTGATTCAGAGAATAAGAACTATGTTTTAATCACTTTCAAGCAGTCAGGTTCTACTCAGGAGTACTAAAAGCAAAAAGTATAagccaaaatatataagattGGACAATGAATTCTTTTTGTGAAACTCCAAAGAGGATACTATGCCTGCTTTATTTAATGGGACTGCAATAAGGGGAATTTCCTATCCAAGTGATATATACTTTCCTCTTACCTATTCTTTCTCATTTGCCTTTATAGTATTTAAACAATGTATAGTCAACACCTTACttactttattatattaataagcaTTCAGTACCTTACTCAGTTCTTTCACTATCCTAATACTGTATATACTTTTGACTTTccattttattgtcattattttttttttttttttttttttttgttgagacagagtctcactttgttgcccaggctagagtgagtgccgtggcgtcagcttagctcacagcaacctcagactcctcggcttaagcgatcctactgcctcagcctcccgagtagctgggactacaggcatgcgccactatgcccggctaattttttctatatagatttttagttgtccatataatgtcgttctatttttagtagagacggggtctcgctcaggctggtctcgaactcctgaccttgagcaatccacccgcctcggcctcccagagtgctaggattacaggcgtgagccaccgcgcccggcctattgtcattatttttaataaaaacaaataggtaCTTTGTGAAAGTCATGTGTGACTATTagattatcattatttattaatttgaatcTTTTATAATAATCTGAGTAAATATTAACTTCATCAACATAATATGACATGAAAgctatttatatcatttttataacaattttgaTGACTATTATGCTTAATTCAGACAAAAATTAAaacctgaatattttttaatattaatagtttagaaCAGTCAAAGAATTAGTTGCAATAATATATTTCACTTGAATTCATACCATATTATGTGCATAGCCTGTGATAACAGTCACCATTGATATAGgttattcattatatttaactGCTGATTCATctgtcttttacattttcttcttttgcttccAAAAAGTTAGCATCTGCCTACAAATAGAGACAGAAACAGACCTGTCTATGACAACTCTCAAGAGAGAACCAAACTGCTTCCTGACACTCTCCAGTGAGGGAAAAGCATGTCTCTTGGGGGAGGTGGCAAGATAAGATTCAGAATATAGAGGAGaatcaaaatataacatattcagatcttattgtttttaagaaagaattaTGTAATTAGGTAACTGGCACAGCCTTGcatgcttttgtgtgtgtgtagctgaCGGTATTGCTAGGAGGGACGTGATACTCTCTCATGAGACATACAATCTTCCTGAGATCAGACGTCATCACTGACTGCAGGAAAGGCTTCTCAGTGCACAGTCTTAGAAGTGAAGATGGGGCAGATTTATATCCTCTGAATTTGGGGGAGTTATAAGGAGAAGGTCCAGAGATAATCAGGGAGTAGCTCATCAGAATCAAAAACCATCTACTTTTCCCTCTGAACTGTTATGATTAAAGGTATGTGACATAGTTGATGTCTTAAGAAGGCTGTGCAAGCTGGTAAATTAAAGTGTGAATATAGACAGCCAGTGCCTAAAGCATTTTTCAGTTTAGgtcattattttaattagttattttctccttttctgaagAATATAATAATTTACTCAGTCTCCCAGTACCCCTGTCATAAAATTGCTGTAAGTTGttctaaattaataatttaataggaCATTGATATACCTCTATCATTGAGGAATGGAAATACCTAGATTATCTTATACATGGTAATTCAGTGAAATGATAAAACAGTTTCTACTGCATTATGTTAAGGTATCACCTGGTCAATACTTGGTCCTTGATAGAGTGACTACGAGGAAATTATGGAAAGCAGTGGGCAGTCCTCTCAATACTCTTTTAATGACCAATTTACATAAATGGTATGTAGTATCAAAGCattctaaaaataatgattacaTAATAATGAAggttaacatttattgtttcttgtATGCTAGGAATTGCACTAAGTGTTTTAGATAAATCTAATATTTCTTTCCCTGAtaggaaacaaagaaacatttCACTGTGAAAATAGATGAAATAAGGTACTGAACCAGTCAAGGAACATTTCTAATATGTGGAACCAACCCAAAATGAATGATCTTTGTCGGACTATTTCCAAAGCAGAACTATAGAGAGTGTGCTCACCTTGGATCTTGGGGCTGTGTAAGGTGGCATGTGAAGACAAGTCATTGAGCTATCAAAATTatctcatctccttcctttatttcttttatacatCCAACTACCACTGAAAGTCCATCTTATGATTTAAAACTTCATAAACTTGCCAGTGTTTAGTGACCACTTCATCTTTTACAACATTGAATCagaatctataaaatataatttatcattggGCATAAAACTCTGACTCTTAATATAGATTATTTTATAGACTGATAATAACAGAGAATATTGCATGCAATGGAGGTTTTGAATTTTAATGgccatttcttactttttattcatGGTTTGTCTCTacaatgtttgcatttttaaatcagaacAATTCAGCAAGAAAGATAGGAAGGGCATCATAATTTGACCTTTACAACAAAATGATGAATCAGAAACTTTAAgtcaagaagaaaatatatcagGTGAGAGATAGAAGTAATATCCATGCCAAATTGCTCTCCTGTCTGCCAATACTCTTTTCTACAGACCCCTGACACCTGCTTTGAGCATATTACTCTCTTTTCATAGGTAATTATGGAAATAAAACATTCTTGATATGTATACAAAACCGACCTCTCCTAATGGATCTCAGTGGCCCCAGACTAAGGTCAACAGATGAGGGAATACTAAAAGCaatacaaaatgtaataaaaggaTAAGATTTTACCTGGTTCAGTATTATTTCAagtgacagggagagagaggaaaatttTACAATTGTGTTCTCATTTCCATTGAGTCctatacatttgtttttatgtaattCAGTATTTATTTCTGAACAGAGCACTATTCTTTGTCAGCTTATTTAGAAGTACTCATAGACATGCACTATCTCtggtattctatttttttcagttgttgTCATTGAACTTTCCAAGGTTTTAAAGTGTACTTATgggatgtatatttttatttatcctgtaGTCCTAAAACTTTCAGATGATTCATGGAATGCATTGGCCTTGTGCAGTGAGTCCTCGTGTGGGTCCCATCCTCTAGTAGGTACCTCCCATTCCCCAACTTGCCCTGACCCTTGTCCCCAACACAGACATTTGCATTTGCTATCTCCAGTCTAAATGGGATAAGGgtatttataaaaggaaatctTCACCAGTTAGGAAACAGACATTCTTCCTTTACGGCTGGGCTTTTCCCTTTGATCCCTCTGTCAGTGTCACTGATGAAACTGCAGTTCCTCCCAAAGGCAGGAAAATGTAATGGGTAAAATATATGCCTGTACATTTAACTGACAAATGGGAAGACAACCTCTCCACATCCATAACTTTCTTTACAACTGCGTCAACTATTATTGAAGAGTCAGGATATTTAGGAAACTCTTTTGAGTTAAACAGAAAGGTAGGTAAGTCATTCATTGTCTTGGTTTTCTTTGCCTCAGCCTTGAGTGAATTGTGTGGCTACATGGGAAACACAGATATTGAAATTAATTGCAATGCAGGTAAAATGTTGATAAGTGCTTTAATGTGGGTGTAAATGCATTCTGATAGACTAACTGATGTGCAAGCAATTTTTCCAACTGCCATATACATTGAGGGTCCATGTAATCATGCACAGTTGCCACTTCATACTTAACAGTGTTTTGAGTCAATCCACTTGTTCTCCATccttaactttttattaaagaacTTTTAGATAGATGAGTGGATACCCAATTTAATAGATTAAAATGATCTGTAATACACAACTATTTTCCTCCAGGTTGTAACATTCAGGTGGCATTTTTAAGtgcatatgtatgcatgtatctgCATTTCCTGTCTCCATGATGGCAGATAAATAGACACAAAcatgaaatagaaatgaagataatgaatAGGAGGAATGATTAGAAATTGCAATGTAAAATTCCCCAAGAGGGAGTATATATGAGGGTAAATCTATTATGACagcatatgtacatatgtgtacatgtatggcTATAGCTAGTACTTTTTGAGCACATAATCACTTTCCAAAGTGCCTATGGGAATTGGCTTacttaatcctcatagcaacttCATGAGAAGGGCACTATTATCACCTCCTTTATAAATGGACAAACTGAAGAACAGAAAGTTAAAGTGAATGTTAACTTCGGTCCAGCATTAGATGGCTGTACTAGGATTCGAACCCACATAGAATATCTCCAGAATACCCTTAACCGTTATGCTACTTGGTATGCATCTAAATGTGTGCTTCTCTCTGTGGGTATACTGATGTGTATATGTGAGAATGTACACTTTGTATATATGCTTTTTAGATGaatttattgtgtttattcataatttggaaactttaaaagcatatttttgcattatttttaccAGCTTCAAACATTACTGTGGTATGAACAATGATGCAGGATAAACACACGCAACATAAACGTGATCTCGGGTCACACTAATGAACAAAGAAACTCCAGGACAACTGTAATCCCCTCATTCTTCTGCCCTTTTCAGGGAAAACATTGTTTAGATTTTTGGTTGATGACATTTCAGAAAGAACAacccaaagtatagtacacccaCAGAAAGAGCAAAGAATGTCTTCTCAGCAGTTGACAGTCAAGGTTAGATTGCAAAATTATTAATCTAATAAAGAATTACTCattgagagaaaaataactgTGGCATTTGAGATACCTGAGGGAGATCAGATttaacttcaaaaaataaaatatgctccaATGAGCCGAATATATAGGCAGGCAGagtaaaatttagaattaaagcttttttacattatatgaaaatttaattattaagagTGCTAGATCTAGTGGTAAGccgaaataaataaataaacaaaatcccaCACTCAGTGTCTATGTCTGTCTGAAGCTACACTCAGGAAAACATTAGCAAGTACTTGTTGTTGGAGTGGTATAAGTGCTATTAAGTTATGAGATGGTGGAAACACAGTGGTAGGGTGTGCAACTGACTGGCATGGGCATGAAAGAGGGCAGGAGTTGGGCAGAGTTTCCAGAGAAGAGTCAAAGCTACACTAGAACTTGAACATAAATAGGGAATTAACTAGCTGGACAAGCAGGAAACAAATGTTCTGCCCCCATGGGAAAATGAGCaccaagagaaggaaatatgTGCAGGCAAGGCACATACTAAAAGATGCGCATAGTTCAATGTGACTGTAACAAGAGGTCCGCTTGGGCAAGGGGTGAGATAAAAGTTTCTATCAATTGTCAGTGACCTgattcatatattttcattaatcatTTTGATAGCTCTGAATTTTAACTTTCAGGCAATGGTAATTTTCATTTAGCATAGAACATtctgatggagaaaggatggcaGATGAGAAATATTGAAGGCAAAGAAATAGTTGCAATGACAGAACTATCTCAGCAGAACAATGTAGTATGATATGAATGGCTGTGATGCAGTATTCCCCTGGCTACCCTCCTTGCTTTTCACATCTTAACTCATGCTGCTCATTCTCAGTAACCCTCTGTGACTACCTAATCTAAATCGGTCAGACACACCCTAGTTTTAATTCTCTGCATTGCAACAATTATTTATCAAAtgattgtttaatttattttcccttaCTGAAATATAAGTTGCATTTGGGGCAAATGGTTTTTGTTCATTGCTGAATCTCAAGAACTACAACAGTAACTGCAAAATACTCTCTGGGCtcaatacttgttgaatgaatggatgaagaaagcAAGTCAGTGGCaacagaaatggagagaaatagaTAAGTACGAGAGGATCTTTATTTAGCAGTATGTGACAACTGATTAAAGGAAGGGATAAAGGGAGAATTGAgctgaaattaacattttttcattttctcttggtgACTAAATATACTTTGGACAAATCAACTGAGATAGTGAACATAAAATAAGGTTTGGTTTGAAAAGGTATATGGATAGGTGTAATTTCTGAactttttgaattttagaattgcaGGTAAGAAATTTATCTCTCTGACTTACTAAAGCTCCTTAAAAGTATTATATGACTATTTCATTCATCTAAAGGAATCTTTCTAATGACTTTGCTGTTCTCTTTTCCAGGTCATGAGCCTCAATTGCTCCTTGTGGCAGGACAACAGCATGTCTGTCAAACGCTTTGCGTTTGCGAGATTCTCTGAGGTCACAGAACAGTGTTTCCTTCTGTTTACCCTCATCCTACTCATGTTTTTCACATCACTCATGGGCAATGCTCTCATAGCCCTTGCCATCTGGACCAACCCAGgcctccacacccccatgtatttcttcctggCCAACTTGTCTCTCCTGGAGATCGGCTACACCTGCTCTGTCATACCCAAGATGCTGCAGAGCCTTGTGAGCGAGGCCCGAGGAATCTCTCGGGAGGGCTGTGCTACACAGATGTTCTTCTTTACCTTTTTTGCCATCAGTGAGTGCTGCCTTTTGGCAGCCATGGCTTTTGACCGCTACATGGCCATATGCTTCCCACTCCACTATTCAACACGAATGAGTTGTGGAGTGTGTGCCCAGTTAGCAATGGTTTCTTGGGGAGTGGGATGCCTGGTAGGACTGGGCCagacaaattatattttctccctGGACTTCTGTGGCCCCTGTGAAATAGACCACTTCTTCTGTGACCTCCCACCTATCCTGGCACTCGCCTGTGGAGATACGTCCCGTAACGAGGCTGCAGTCTTTGTCGTAGCAATCCTTTGCATTTCCAGCCCATTTTTACTGATAATTGCTTCCTATGGGAGAATTCTAGCTACAGTGCTGGTCATGCCTTCACCTGAAGGCCGCCACAGAGCTCTTTCCACATGCTCTTCCCACCTATTGGTAGTAACACTATTCTATGGCTCAGGATCTGTCACCT encodes the following:
- the LOC138395608 gene encoding olfactory receptor 10C1-like, whose protein sequence is MSLNCSLWQDNSMSVKRFAFARFSEVTEQCFLLFTLILLMFFTSLMGNALIALAIWTNPGLHTPMYFFLANLSLLEIGYTCSVIPKMLQSLVSEARGISREGCATQMFFFTFFAISECCLLAAMAFDRYMAICFPLHYSTRMSCGVCAQLAMVSWGVGCLVGLGQTNYIFSLDFCGPCEIDHFFCDLPPILALACGDTSRNEAAVFVVAILCISSPFLLIIASYGRILATVLVMPSPEGRHRALSTCSSHLLVVTLFYGSGSVTYLRPKASHSPGMDKLLALFYTVVTSMLNPIIYSLRNKEVKTALRRTLSNKKILTHG